The segment TATAACTTTTCTACTTTAGGTTCTCATAAAACTGATGTTTCCTTTGGACAATCTATTGGAAAATTTGACATAGATTTATCATATAACCAAAATGAAGGAAATGGTTATAGAAAAGATTCGAAATTAGATTCAGATTATTTCCAAGGAAAATTAAGATACAATATTAATGATGACCATAATTTAGAATTTAAATATAATAACTATAATGAAAATAAAAATTTATTGGATTCATTAACAAAAGCACAAATAGATGAGGATAGAAAGCAAGGAAATTCTGATAAATATATGGATACAATGGATATTGATAAAGAAGATTTCCAATTAACTTATAATGGAAAACTAAGTGAAAATTTATCAGCCAATGTAATAACTTTTAGAAGTGAAACAGATATGTTAATGAGTATGCCTGGTGAAAGTTCTATGAGACCTGGAAGTCCATTAACTCCTTATAAAATAACTTGGAATTTTAAAGATAAAAAAACAGGAATTAAACCTAAATTAAAATATGCTTATGGAGATGATAGCTCTTTAATTTTTGGATTAGATTATATAAAAAATGATGGTGGAAGATATGGAAAAAATCAAATTCAAGGAATGCCTATGTCTATTTCTATGGGAAATATGGATTTAAATAAAGAAACTTTAGCTGGATTTATTATGAATAATTATAAAATTGGAGATTTTGAATTTAATCAGGGATTTAGATATGAAAATTCAGATTATGAAGTATCAAGATATGGGTCAAAATTTAGTAAAAATACTTCATATACAAAAGATGAAAATAACTATGCTTATGAATTAGGTGGAAGTTATCGTTATTCAGATATTGGTAGAACATATTTAAGATATGAAAGAGGATTTACAACTCCTGCTCCAGCTTTATTAACTAATAAATGGAACAAACAATATAATTTAAATAATTTAGAGTCTGAAACTTATCATAATATTGAATGGGGAATATCAGATTATATTGGAAATACTTCTATTAACTTTGCTCTATTCTATTCATTAATGAATGATGAAATTTATACAAATATGCAAGGAGGAATGGGAGATTTTGATAGCACAATATTAAACTATAATATTGATAAAACTCAAAGAATGGGAGCAGAA is part of the Fusobacterium sp. FSA-380-WT-3A genome and harbors:
- a CDS encoding TonB-dependent receptor: MNKKILLLGCLISSLVYGGEKTTEIKLDDTVVTSVTGFETSIRKVMANPTVVTSKEIKEKGYKTVSEILKDIPAVNVIGNTFGSIVDLRGQGGLDSTSSGAKANVQVMIDGVAVNALETSMVSSPINTIAVNNIERIEIIPGGGSVLYGSGTAGGVINIITKRGEGLRGNGGYNFSTLGSHKTDVSFGQSIGKFDIDLSYNQNEGNGYRKDSKLDSDYFQGKLRYNINDDHNLEFKYNNYNENKNLLDSLTKAQIDEDRKQGNSDKYMDTMDIDKEDFQLTYNGKLSENLSANVITFRSETDMLMSMPGESSMRPGSPLTPYKITWNFKDKKTGIKPKLKYAYGDDSSLIFGLDYIKNDGGRYGKNQIQGMPMSISMGNMDLNKETLAGFIMNNYKIGDFEFNQGFRYENSDYEVSRYGSKFSKNTSYTKDENNYAYELGGSYRYSDIGRTYLRYERGFTTPAPALLTNKWNKQYNLNNLESETYHNIEWGISDYIGNTSINFALFYSLMNDEIYTNMQGGMGDFDSTILNYNIDKTQRMGAELKLEQYFGKLTLSESYQYINAKIKEGRGQAFDTSGNVIDTGDISGNKIAGVPEHRLTLGARYDFTPKFNINGEVVYNGESYLDNNNETGKKDSYIVTNVRFNYNADNGLSLFAGINNIFNEDYYESISYSGGEYLYDPAPERNYYIGFSYTL